A region from the Sebastes umbrosus isolate fSebUmb1 chromosome 18, fSebUmb1.pri, whole genome shotgun sequence genome encodes:
- the si:ch211-245h14.1 gene encoding uncharacterized protein si:ch211-245h14.1 isoform X14, producing the protein MSRLLSEIKQQDEAAAAVLEALVQIEECLPNTTPVVAEAGLLTDSDIQSLTREKLNELFPGSEKFQLRRTIFKIIHKQKPVDQVLKELKGFILRESFRDALTNNGVLVDYLPILKDMKTQMNHVQSFLDAHICLLEGFSTNQPNQQSDTCGPDPESHNGQPDGLQQGAPGEVMSRLLSQIKQQDEAAAAVLERAGLSTDSDIQMLTIEDLCELFPGHENIKLRETIFEIIHKQKPVDQVLKELKGFIPRDSFRAALTNNGVLVDYRPILKDMKTQMNHVQSFFDAHDSLLEEFSTNQPNQQSATCGPDPESHYGQPDGRQQGAPGTSTSATDGPEESHNCQTDGGPQGAPDSLPGGGTSDASGEMKPNTGQTGGDTRGSWYNPFGKQPGKQQQSSGTSTSATDELMEPEAGPQRALAKLKYRMVVSGKTFDAHLNLMQRVKDQVQNQLQLDGSSQDHEITFVFCPICSRVASDVEAAMTDVKVSSDDKPVILVLMHHTREVKYTSSLKTWHDNNNVVLFINVFYHETIKGLLNCEENNAAVSKIQNELVERFLPGSIDSRGNPQGMGAGGLTGDTSGRGGGNDRGSGVDSRSSGRGMFQSMCDYISSKK; encoded by the exons ATGTCACGTTTACTgagtgaaataaaacaacaggacgaagcagcagctgctgtgttGGAAG ccctagttcaaatCGAAGAGTGCTTACCCAACACAACACCTGTTGTTGCAGAGGCAGGGCTACTCACTGACTCGGACATCCAGTCACTAACTAGAGAAAAACTGAATGAGCTGTTTCCTGGATCTGAGAAATTCCAACTGAGAAGGACCATCTTTAAAATAATACACAAACAG AAGCCAGTTGATCAGGTCCTGAAAGAACTGAAAGGGTTCATCCTACGTGAATCTTTCAGGG ATGCTCTGACTAACAACGGTGTCCTGGTTGATTACCTGCCCATCCTGAAGGACATGAAGACCCAAATGAATCATGTCCAGAGTTTCCTTGATGCTCACATCTGTCTTCTGGAAGGATTCAGCACAAATCAGCCAAACCAGCAATCTGACACCTGTGGTCCAGATCCAGAGTCCCACAATGGCCAACCTGATGGGCTTCAACAAGGAGCACCAG GTGAAGTCATGTCACGTTTACTGagtcaaataaaacaacaggacgaagcagcagctgctgtgttGGAAA GGGCAGGGCTTAGCACTGACTCGGACATCCAGATGCTGACTATAGAAGATCTGTGTGAGCTGTTTCCTGGACATGAGAACATAAAACTGAGAGAGACCATCTTTGAAATAATACACAAGCAG AAGCCAGTTGATCAGGTCCTGAAAGAACTGAAAGGGTTCATCCCACGTGACTCTTTCAGGG CTGCTCTGACTAACAACGGTGTCCTGGTTGATTACCGGCCCATCCTGAAGGACATGAAGACCCAAATGAATCATGTCCAGAGTTTCTTTGATGCTCACGACAGTCTTCTGGAAGAATTCAGCACAAATCAGCCAAACCAGCAATCTGCCACCTGTGGTCCAGATCCAGAGTCCCACTATGGCCAACCTGATGGGCGTCAACAAGGAGCACCAG GTACAAGCACCTCAGCCACCGATGGTCCAGAGGAGTCCCATAATTGCCAAACTGATGGCGGTCCACAAGGAGCACCAG ACTCTTTGCCAGGTGGAGGTACCTCGGATGCCAGTGGTGAAATGAAGCCCAATACTGGCCAAACTGGCGGCGATACACGAGGATCATGGTACAATCCGTTCGGAAAACAACCCGGAAAACAACAGCAGTCTTCAG GTACAAGTACCTCAGCCACCGATGAGCTGATGGAACCTGAGGCCGGTCCACAAAGAGCA ctagcCAAATTGAAGTACAGGATGGTTGTCAGCGGTAAAACCTTCGATGCCCATCTGAACCTGATGCAGAGAGTGAAGGATCAAGTTCAGAATCAGCTTCAGCTTGATGGAAGCAGTCAGGATCACGAGATCACTTTTGTCTTCTGCCCGATCTGTTCACGCGTTGCATCAGATGTTGAGGCAGCAATGACTGATGTTAAAG TGTCCTCAGATGATAAACCTGTCATTCTGGTGTTGATGCACCACACACGTGAGGTCAAGTACACATCATCTCTGAAAACATGGCATGACAACAATAACGTTGTGTTGTTCATCAATGTTTTCTACCATGAGACAATAAAAGGATTACTGAACTGTGAAGAAAATAATGCTGCTGTCTCTAAGATACAAAACGAATTAGTGGAGCGCTTCCTCCCGGGAAGTATAGATAGCAGGGGAAATCCCCAGGGTATGGGAGCTGGTGGTTTGACTGGTGATACTTCTGGTAGAGGTGGTGGTAACGACAGGGGCTCTGGTGTTGACAGTAGGAGCAGTGGTCGTGGTATGTTTCAAAGTATGTGTGATTACATCagcagcaaaaaataa